Genomic segment of Drosophila biarmipes strain raj3 chromosome 2L, RU_DBia_V1.1, whole genome shotgun sequence:
ATGGCCTGGACAATACCACTCGGACCTTTGTTGACCAGGCCAAACCGAATGAATTCCCTTGGATTGTGGCGCTGATGAAACAAAAAGTGCATTTCTTTGGGGCCGGAACTCTGGTAACCGAAAATGTTGTGGTCACGGCTGCCCACTTGGTACACGACAAGTCGGTGAATGATTTTGTGATTGCCGGGGGTGCCTGGGACCTACACGAACTGTTTAGATCCACGGTTGTCACTCGAGCTCCGGCCAGGATTATATCGCATCCAGAATTTAGTACTATTACCGGTGCAAACAACATAGCTTTGATCATACTCGACGTTTCGTTTGAGATGAAACCCCACATTGGCACCATTTGCTGGCCCAATTCGGAGGTCTCTTTGCAGCAGGAACGCTGCGTGGTGGCCGGTTGGGGTGTTAAGTTATCCGTTTTAAGTTATCCGTTCCGACAGAAGAAAATAGATTTGCCCTTGTTGAACAAGGATATATGCGAGGACCGATTGCGGAGGATGCTGGGAAGGAGTTACCTACTGAACCCCACCATGCTATGTGCGGGCGGAGAGCGGGGTCGCGATGCCTGCCGCGGCGACGGTGGATCCCCGCTAATGTGTCCCGTACCCGGACACCCCACGACCTTTGAGTTCGTCGGCATAGTCAACAGCGGCATATCCTGCGGACAGGAAAATGTTCCCGGTCTCTATACGAATGTTAGGCAAATGAAACCCTGGATCGACAGACACCTTAATGAGGAACTCAACAAGCCGTATAAGACCTTTCCCATATACGATATAGTCTACGATTAAAATTAGGGGCACATCTTAAAAGTTAtagtaaattattattatatgattTTAAGTCCCTTACTCCAATGAAAATAAAGAattcgatttaaaaataattaattcaatCGATTTAAAAGACCTGATACTAATTAGCCTGAGCAGTTTTTTCTATAAATGTCATGAAAACTGTATAAACTGACGGAAAAAAATGAACTTAATTGGATTGTTTAGATTGCTGATCCTATCTTTCCTGTTTTGGCTGTTTTTACTCGAGCTGTTGATATTCTCCAACAGCACTACTTTCACGGACCTGATTGAGTTTATTCAGAAGCCTTACAAGGAGACCGTAGAGAACTATGATGTGGGCCTGCGAAGTCAGCACTGGGATGATGATCAAATAGCTTCGATTCTGCGGGAGCAGGTTCACGTCCATTGCCTAGTTTACATGGATCGCTCGGACTACAAGTTTGGCGCTCAGAAAGCTGTGCATGTGAAAAATACTTGGGGTCGTCGGTGCAATCGGCTGACCTTCGTCAACCTAAGGGAGACCACTCTGCTGGAGGCATATCGCCAGATATATGTGGACTTTCACAAAGAGCTCGACTGGCTGCTGGTTGTCTACTTGGACTCCTATGTCATCATGGAGAATCTGCGCTACTTGCTGGCCCACCATTCGCCTTCCCAAGAGCTCTACTTCAGAGCCCAACATGCCGTCTATATCTATGCCCATGTTGGTCAGGTCTCCACCACTGACTACATCTTCAGCAGGGAGGCTTTGGAGCGACTGGCCACAAGGAACTGCCTGCAAAACGAGGTTTTCTTCAGGGAGTGCTTGAAGAGAATGAGAAAGGCTCCCAGAGAGGGTCTTCAGTCCTTCAACGAACCAGATGAGGTGATCCCTTATACCCTACGTAGTAACTTTTGGCTGTGGCCCTGCACTTTTCGAGTGGTCTACGAAAATCAGGTAGGTTTTCTTGCAGGAAGCTTAAAACTCTTAAGAACTTTTAAATAGTAATActactatttttaaacattaaaatagtTGTATAGTACTATAGTAAAGTATAAAAGTTCTAACATAATAATTTACTTTTGTAATAAGttcttttaatattaattctttttttaaagactTGGGAGAGCTGTTTTGGAGGAGCCATCCTTTTCCCCTATTGCCGTGCCACCCAAATGCATGTTCTAGAATTCTTGTTCTATCACTTGCGACCCTATGGCCTTGTGAATCCCCTGGCGGAACTGAGGTCTTCCAGTTTACCCATGGTCATAATACATAGACCTTTGAACGATCGGCTGGCGAGGTATATGTATCGTTCAGTTAGGATAATATGCTTGGTGATTTCCTGGCCCAAGAAGTACATGAGTGCCGTGAAGGCAGTTAGCGAGACCTGGGGACGTCACTGCAACCGAGTGGTATATTATGGCGGTTCTTCGCGAACCACTTTGGATGGAGTGGAGATTGTGGGTCTGAATGTCAGCGATACCCGCAGTAATCTGTGGGGCAAGACCAAGGCGGCTTTTCAGCATGCCTATGAGAATTATGGCCAGGAGGCGGATTGGTTCTTCAAGGCTGATGATGACACCTATGCCGTGCTGGAGAATATGCGTCAACTGCTCAAGCCCTACTCATCCGATATTCCTATATATTTTGGCTCCCCATTCAAGCTGGCCTCCACACTCTATATGTCTGGAGGAGCTGGCTATGTGCTGAGCAAAAAGGCTGTGAAGACATTCGTTCTTGGGGCTGCCAAGAAGTGCCTGCCAGGAGATCAAGGCACTGAGGATTATACAATGGGCAAATGTCTGCGCATATTAAAGGTGCATGCCGGCGATTCCAGAGACGTTTTGGGTCGCCAGCGGTTCTTTTCACTCTCCCTGGAACATTTTCTTATACCGAATCATGATGATGAGAACTTTTGGCTGAAGGAATATCTCTATCAAGTAACTGGAACGGTGGGAAAACGTATCTTTaataaagcttttaaaaa
This window contains:
- the LOC108027652 gene encoding uncharacterized protein LOC108027652, with translation MNLIGLFRLLILSFLFWLFLLELLIFSNSTTFTDLIEFIQKPYKETVENYDVGLRSQHWDDDQIASILREQVHVHCLVYMDRSDYKFGAQKAVHVKNTWGRRCNRLTFVNLRETTLLEAYRQIYVDFHKELDWLLVVYLDSYVIMENLRYLLAHHSPSQELYFRAQHAVYIYAHVGQVSTTDYIFSREALERLATRNCLQNEVFFRECLKRMRKAPREGLQSFNEPDEVIPYTLRSNFWLWPCTFRVVYENQTWESCFGGAILFPYCRATQMHVLEFLFYHLRPYGLVNPLAELRSSSLPMVIIHRPLNDRLARYMYRSVRIICLVISWPKKYMSAVKAVSETWGRHCNRVVYYGGSSRTTLDGVEIVGLNVSDTRSNLWGKTKAAFQHAYENYGQEADWFFKADDDTYAVLENMRQLLKPYSSDIPIYFGSPFKLASTLYMSGGAGYVLSKKAVKTFVLGAAKKCLPGDQGTEDYTMGKCLRILKVHAGDSRDVLGRQRFFSLSLEHFLIPNHDDENFWLKEYLYQVTGTGMECCSTYSISIHNVLPYQMHFLETILYKSRPYGLLAGHPPSRLLRKKPLWKQQYSL
- the LOC108027706 gene encoding phenoloxidase-activating factor 2 is translated as MWQSVIIFSCLLWVLTEAGAPCGLQLECVPQGLCKPDSWNPNAEITQTYCQRWETCCQSSQVLHVGAPVNCGHSNPNGLDNTTRTFVDQAKPNEFPWIVALMKQKVHFFGAGTLVTENVVVTAAHLVHDKSVNDFVIAGGAWDLHELFRSTVVTRAPARIISHPEFSTITGANNIALIILDVSFEMKPHIGTICWPNSEVSLQQERCVVAGWGVKLSVLSYPFRQKKIDLPLLNKDICEDRLRRMLGRSYLLNPTMLCAGGERGRDACRGDGGSPLMCPVPGHPTTFEFVGIVNSGISCGQENVPGLYTNVRQMKPWIDRHLNEELNKPYKTFPIYDIVYD